In Rosa rugosa chromosome 4, drRosRugo1.1, whole genome shotgun sequence, the genomic stretch AGACACATCGCGACATCATTTCTAATAGTCTTCTTGTTGCATTAGTTTATTGAGCAATTAGTTGACCCCTAAGATGTTTAGGAGCATGAAAATCTTGATTTTAGATTTAAGATAATCGTAAGTGCATGTGTCACTCAGAATGATATGGGAATGTGCAGCACACAAGAACAAATCCAAATCAATCAAATATTTTGTTCAGCTTTATTTGGAACAAAAATATTCTGTTCTTGGTCAAACACTAAAGATGTTGCATCCGTAAAACTATGATTGAATATACAAAAACTACTTCACCAAATTTGGTGGCTTCTACATTTGGTCACAAACCACGTCCAGAGTCAAAACTTACAACAAAAGGTATAGGTATTGCTACATATGGTGCCTTGTGTTTTACaatgttttgtatctttaggaTCACAAGTCCAACTCGACCAAAAATAGTCAAATATTGAATCATTGAAGAAATTTATCATATAAAAACAGGCCGCGAAATCAACTAAATGTTAGTTAGAATTCTCGACCGTGAACATATTTAAATTTAAGATTGAGTTGAACAAACTTTAAAAATAATTCAATTCAAATTTATGTTTGCAATTCGAACTTGTTTGAATTCACATCTAGTGCTTTACTTTAAGTGAAACATGAATATTAACATGCCTGTTTTTATATATAACCGAAAAAATTAAATAGCGAATGATTTAGCAAGGTGTTATAACAGATATACTTTGGGGAATACCAAAAGGCTAGCTGTTTAGCTACAAAGCAAGTACAAAAATCAGATGAAGAGAAGACCAAATATCCTCGAAATCATAGAGAATGTTCTCAATCGATCAACGCAGAAAGTCGATCACTTCAACCACCACAATTATTACCACAAGAGCAAATTATGAACTAGGTAGATGATTTCTTGGCAAAAACTACTCCAATAATTGGTGCCGCCAAGCCACGTGAATCACTTTGCACAAATTCGATCATTATTAACATCTCTGATCTTACTCATATCTGGTAATCTACTATTCTACTTGACCTTTAGGACCCGATAAGAATAAGTTCGACATCTTGAATTTATTGTAGaagaactataaaaaaaaaacaataagtaCATTGGATATTTGGACTATAGATTGGACGTTAGCCAAACATTTCAAGGCTCAGCAGGAAAATTTTGTGTCGAATATAAAGTCATCGACAGAGATGTTCTACTATTTCTTATTTAAAATTTCTACCAACAAAAATCATAAAACTATGCTTTactaaatttttaaatataaatCTACTACTGAATAATGAGTCATTGGTAAAGATGTTACCAATTTTCTTATATAAACCGTCCACCGATAACTCAGTAAATGTGTCCTATCaatctttttatttaaattttttgctAATAGTCGTACGTTGTCAGAAGAGAtgttctatctttttttttttaaatttaaaattgCCAACGACGAAAAGCCATTTGCAAGCATGTTCTACTTTTTATTTATCCCCTAGACCGACGAATAAGTGGACAATATAAgagttttattaattttttaactAAACCTCTTGCGATGAATACATCATCGGTGAAGACAttaaatcattttttttatatttaaaattGCTAACGATGAACCAAGTGAACACAACTCATACTATTGGCACTAATGCAAAAATTGATTTGATTCATTCTGGCAGTAAGAACAAACCCTCAATTTTGGTTACCTAAATCAGGTACATCATACACAGATGAAGAGGCGTGAATTATTTGATCCAAATGGTCAGGCCCAACCTGGCCGAACAACATCCAACAAATCCATTGTGTTCTTCCTGattgtttttttccttcttcatttctttggATTATTGTTAGTACTGTAGTCTCGACTCTCATTGTTGAATTCTGCTTCTACTAATGAAAAATCCATTTgcagagaagagaaaaaatgGTAGAGACCTCATCTAAAATATTTGTATGCTTGCCATAATCGAGAACCTAATACATAAAAGCCCGTACCACATCCCTAAAGAAGGGCTGAAACCCAACCCAAACCACCATTAGTTTTGGTGCTATGACTCGATGATGTTAATCTCAGATTATCCCGTCTATAATGCCCGCCGAAACGCAAATagaaaaggaaaacaaatttaATAAGGACCAGTTGTATGGTGTCAAAATTGGGATTGAACAATTATTGATACTACAGACATCTAAAAGATGAACAATGTATTTAGATTTCAGAGCACAGAAAATTGTGACCCAACTGATGATGCTAGATCAATTAGTACTGTGTACGAATGCAGTTTCATCTCTTTTCTTCTCAATCGCAGTAAAGTCTGATCACCGAGTCAGCACCGGCCGTGAACAACCAGGGCTGCCTTGGGTGGAATTTGCAATCCATTACACCTCTCCCATCTGAGCTTGCATGACCTCGGAGTATTTCCAGTGGAACTATAAGAGGGTTCTGGTTAAGATCTGAATAAACCATGCCATGAGAAACTTGTACGGTGCAATCATCAGAGCATGTTGCAAACAACGGATATAAACGATGGATAGACACATTGTTGATGTCCTTCTTATGCCACCTGATAAATTGTGAAAATCAGCGGTGAAATATGAATGTACAAAAGAACCAAGTTATCGCAAAGGGAAATTCATGTATATGCATATTTCAGTGTTTCTAAAATTGATCATCTGATCTGaccaaaaaaatagtaataaatcgACAATGTAATGGATAACATCTTCCAAAAACCTGTAAATTCTGCAGAGTTAGAGTGAAGAATAACAGAACCTTGCATGAAAGTATATACCAAGGAAAAAAAACGTACAACTCATATATATGTTTGGCACCATTATTTAAATGTGGAACTTACTGGCGAATAAGGTAAGGTTTTTTGGTTGAAAGGTCCATATCAAACCAACAAAATTTTCCTTCTCTGCTCCCCACAATTACATGATCACCTGCATTAACAGTCCACCTCAGATGATAAATCAGAGTATAAATGACGCACAGACAAGCGAATAGTTGCATATAGTTGAATAAATACAGAGAAATGTAGTGAATCTAAAATCAAAATTTACCAGAAGGATGAACTGCAATGGAGGAGATTTCTTTTAGTCCTGTATCAAGCTTTCTGATTTGCTTTCCCTTCACCAAATCATATTGGCGAATAGTTTTCTTCGTAGAAATGAAGATGTGGGAGCGAACAGGATGGAAAACTGAAGTAACTGCAAGCCCACCCAACTTGATTGAAAATGTCTGGGTAGACTTCTGAGAGAGCCTATGCataaaaattgattttgattgGCGTAAAGCTAAGTCAAGAAAATGCAAGGAGATGACTAATTGGATCGTGCAAAaaaagtgagtgagtgagtgataTGTGACAGTGAGAGTGAGtgagagtgtgagagagagCGTATAAGATATTTTGACACTAAAAAGGATATCTGCTGGCACCACCGTTGAAAAGTAGTCTCCTCTACGATGCCATTCCACTGAAGACACAGTCTGCAAGATCCCAACAAAGCGAGCAATTAAAATTCTTTGTTGACAGACCTTCCTTCCAATCTTGACTTCAGTTTACAACCCATGTATTAAAAATGTACCTTAAAATGTCTTAACCTGGTGCCCTCATGTGTTTCATCTTGAATCCAGCTCACGAAGGTAGCTGTTTTGCCAATGTATGTGTATTGTAAGGGTTAGAAACCATTTTTTGAATATATTCAGAGCAACAGCAAACTCACACTCACCCGTGTCATCTGGTGTGGTAGGTGTTTCAGCTGAAAGAAGTTCTTTAGTTTTTTTCTGTACTTCTTCATTCCCAAAACCAGTGTTGAGAATAAGTACATCTTGTCCCCTAAAAAATTGGTAATAGTTACGGTCAAGTAACAGGATCCCAGTCAAACAAATATAAAAGGATGAATTAATCAAAAAATAAATGCAGCCTTACACAGAGACAGCCAATACGGAATACTCAGGATTGGGATTCCAAGCTACATATGTGACAGCTTCTCCAATCTCCCAGAGTTTGAGACATCTACCAGTTTCAACCTCCCAAATACGCACAGTTCCATCCAATGAACCTGTAAAAACCATAACAATTAATGATACTGATATGAAATTATAATACCTGACTGAATGCAAAAAAAGAATTAAGAACAACATGCACACCTGATGCAATCCACTGCCCTGAAACTTCTGTGGAAACTGATGTAACTGTGTCTTTGTGACCTCTATACTCTAGATAACATTTCACAGGATAAGGCTTGAGATCCTTTCGGCTTGGTAGCTTGGGCTTCAGAGATTCAGGATCAATATTGATCTGACATGAAAAGATAGTGTTATGAATAATGAATCATTCTTGCCTTCATTTGATTAGATTCAAAGATTGAAATGATCTTGCAAGACCATCAAAGCATAAACTAATTAGCACTGCTAAATTTCTTCTGCTATCTGAATTTCTCACTTACACGTTTCTTCCGAACTCTGGGGCACAAGTATAGATCCAAACATCTTTCGAAGCACTCCTTAATAGCATTCTCATATGCAGGGATGCTTCTCATAGATGTAAACCTGACCAATATGACAGCAGCCCAGATGTTAGATGCTGAACTAAGAGTAACAAATTAACATCAGTCCCAATTTCAAGTAACTTTAGTGTTACCTTTTCGGTATAAACTTAGGGCGGTCTTCCTCATACATTAACTGATAAGCATCAATCTCTTCTTGTGTTGGGATGAATTCTGGAGGAGGATTGAAAGACTCCTCATACCCTAAAAGAAAGAGTTACTTTAAGCTCTCTCACAGGATACTAGCACCAACAAAGAGGAATTGATCTAATTGAATTTCTACACTAGTAAAGATATGGATAAAAATTACATACCTGGCAATTTTGGCTTTGGCGCTGGAATGTAAGATAAATGGCTACCATCCTTTTCCGTTGAATTAGAGTCGTCTCCCCACAAGGGATAaacactttcttcttcttcttcttcttcatcctttCTAGGCTTAATTAAACCCTTCCGAATTGCTAATACTAACCTCTTCACCTGTAGACCACAGGAAGAAGTCCAGAGCATGAAACAAGAAACCATGTCACATTGCAAACAATATACATaaatacaaaaataataaaTGATCTGGGCCAATCGCTCAAACAAGTGCACTTGTTTATCACAGAAGCTGACATATTAAAGAGGAACAAACCACCCAACAGGATCAATAACTGAACATATGCCTTACCAGTTTACTTTCAGATTTTGAAGGAATGAATCGTCTCTTGGGTTCAGGGGCATTTGACAGTGGATGCTTTGAGTCATCCCATTTAAACCAATCAACATAAGGCTGCAAGTGACATATTGGAAGTTTCAATTCAACTTACAAATGAAAATTTCATATGTAAAAAGAGattatatatggaaagttttaCTATAAATAATTAGCTATAAGAAAGtcgcttatttatttatttattattttattttatttatttttaagaagAGAATGCTATTTAGAATTTGATGGGTGCGATCTACGAACCGCATATGGATCAAAGTCACCGTGTGGCGCCTTTCCTTCAAGCAATCTATTTATAGTTTTCATATCTTCTTTTGtcacttctacttcctcatcATTGTATTCATCCAAAAATTTGCGCCTGAAAAGTAACAAAAGTAGCATGTTTGGTGAATACTGTAATAATAGATATTTTTGGCCATGGAAAATGTAGCATGTTACAGAATTTCACCAAAAGTCTTCACTTAAACTTCTATCTTAGAAATTGAAACCCACCAATTTTTGGAATCATCAGCGCTAGCGAGAAAGGATTGTAATTTAtcttctctttccttctttttaaTCTTCTTCCCTGTAAGATCATAACCAATATGTTTCTCATCCCGATACCACTCCAAGGGAACAGCACCGATTGTATTTCGAGGAGCAACCTGttaaaaacagaaaaatgagGGGAAATGTACTCAAATGCATTAAGATAACCATACTATCATAAAATTCTtaagaaaaaaagataaaacaACAGACCTCATCTTCAGATGAATCACTTTCCTCGACTACTTCATGAAGTCCAGAACTATCACTTTCCTCCTCATTACCATGATCAATTGCCAAACCATCATTTCTGCTGGTGTTGAGCTCACCCTGCCATGGTTAATACTTACAATATTAACAGACAGTCAAAACAGATAGCTTTCTTGATGCAGACTGCCATATTTTTATTCAAATCATGAAAACTTCATAACGCCTGAACTTTAAACTATGTGGAGGTTCATAATAAGATTGGAAATCGATAGAGAACTTAATGCATAGAAAAATAATTCACATCTTTACTTCTTTAAgcttattttctttccatatatCTGCATACCTCATCTTCAGAAAAACCACTCTCTTCATCTTCCGAGTCTGTGTCTCTGATTGATGGATAATCCTCTAAGTCAGATCCTTCACCACCAGACATATCCTATAATTTTAAAACGTCActcatttattttgtttgaaataaaacACCGATTACttaagaaagaacaaaaaaaaatttagcagTTCCTTGTGTTCTTAGGTTTTGTCAAAAATATTAAATTGGACATTAGGATTGAATACAATctatggaaaattctacaatatgttaacgtatgacatgcatacaattgccttaaaagtggtaaaatgagtcctcaaaatagtaatattagtccttaaagtagtaacatgagtccttaaagtggtaaattttcttagttaccacatgagtcgtCAAAAttgtaatattagtcctcaaagtggtaacatgagtccttaaagtggcaaattttcttagtttaccatatgtgtcctcaaaatagtaatattagtcctcaaagtggtaacatgagtccttaaaggggtaaaaatagttgatgtatgagaaatgttaacataccatagctttacccacaATCTAttatcaaatatatattaattaaaattaaaatttaccTAGAGTCAACTTGATCCAATAAATTTTGATAAATTACTACTTTTTTCAATAAACTAAACCCCTTTTAAAATCTATGACTATATATTAGAACTTGTTTAAAAGTATTGATCAATTACCCCTAATTTTATTGAAGGGTGAAGTTTCCTCTTTAATCTCGTTATTGaagttacaattttttttttttttaagacaacTAAGGAACCTAATCAATTCAACCAAGATGTCATCACCAGTcctcaaaataaacaaaaacttaGCAGCAATAAGCACTGTACATACCTACAATTCATTCTCTGCTTGGTAAAAAAATCCAAGTATATAAATGAAAACTGAACCCAGAAAACAGAGGAACATCTGGTCCTATGCTGTTTTCGACTTTACCAGGAAAGTGATACACATTTATAAATTAAGCTATAAGAGTTCTGAAGTCAATCGCATAAGTAAGAGTCAATATCAATTCCCAAACAAACAGAACACTGAAAAAGCTCCAAATCAGACCCACCTTATCCACCTAAATTAAAATGGTAACAGAGAATAATATTGAAGTTGTATAAATTGCAAGATTATATGTATATTACCATCACCTTAAAAACTGGAAACCTAAACTTGTGACGGAATTCCAATCTTAGTTCTATCAATTTACATCAAGCTCTTAAAGCTTTGAAGCACCGCTAACCTTGATTCATACTTCTCCTAGTTTCAACAGCCATATACAGTACCGAGGAGTGTTCTATATCGATTTCAAAAAAATACCTCATGATTTGACAGACTCCTCTCATCTTCAGCTCCGGAATCGTAAACAGAATCAGAGTCTACTTCCTCCGGTTGCTGTTTTTCTTGTTTCGCTTCAGgaatcttcatcttcatcttccccTTCCCCTTTTGCTTCTTCTGTTGTTCTTTCACCGAGTCTGCCGCAACAGAGCTCTTCTTCTTAACCTTCATTCTTTCTCCTTCAGCAATAAATTAACAAAATCAACTTAATCCAATACAGTAGAACCCAAAAGAACACAATAACCTTCAAAGATGCGATTTTTCGGTTCTCATAGTAATCTAGTGAATCACATTGAGCAACAAATATAGTGAATAACTTGACCAAATAATCAAACAGTACAACTCAGAAGAACACAATAAGCCCAAAGCTGCGATTTTTCGGTTCTAAAAGTAATATCTAGCTGCAAAGCTTGGCTCAAAACAAAACCTTACAGTAACAAATTGGCAGAATCAAGGTGAAAGAGAAAAGGTATCGAGAAATTGAAAAAGTTAATCTAAGAATCTGTTAcctaagaagaagaacaagagagGCAGGGGCTGTCCGAAAAGGTGAGGAGTCGGCGCCAAAAAGTGAAGCTCAGGGCCGGCGACGTGGGGAGGGGGGGAATGAGAAGCGGGGATGTgaggtttagggttttcggCCTGTTTAAACAAATGACCAGTAGAACGTCTTTTCtcactttttttaattttagtgTTTTTATTAAAACTTTTAAAtttgttcacttttttttttttttaaatggataTTGATATCATTAGAGTCAATAGATGTGATAGGAATCATATGACAACAAATAAGAATCTCAAAACTCTATTAAGTAAATGACACTCATTACAAATCTATTTTGAAATAACAACTCTGTGTCTtctaagaaaaaaataattgaccttttcaaaaaaaaaaaaaaaaattttgactAGTCTTTCATTAACTTGCACGCAATTATAGTAACAACAGAAATTCAATTCCTAGCAAAAaaataagagcaactccttatTCATAAATCGCTTCAAAATGCGCAATCATTCAGGATAGTTACCAATTCCTACAAAAGTCATGGTCCAAATAGATAGGCAATTAAAGACCATATATCGACTCAAATGTCCAAGAATGTCCAAGAATGTCCAATTCTTAGCCCAAGCCATCCCAATTCACTAAGTGATAAGTGAGGGTTTACCACCCTCCTTGAGAGCCTAAAACACAGACCCAACTAGCCCAACCCGTAGTCCCAAGCCCAAATAAGAGCAAGGCTAGCAGAAAGACTACCCTGCGTCTCCTATCAAAGAGTCACTGCCTCCTTCTCCAACGACCGCCTTGTCCAACACATTGTCGTCGATATCGACAAGCGGAAGACCGTTGATCAGACAC encodes the following:
- the LOC133746182 gene encoding ribosome biogenesis protein BOP1 homolog isoform X1, with translation MKVKKKSSVAADSVKEQQKKQKGKGKMKMKIPEAKQEKQQPEEVDSDSVYDSGAEDERSLSNHEDMSGGEGSDLEDYPSIRDTDSEDEESGFSEDEGELNTSRNDGLAIDHGNEEESDSSGLHEVVEESDSSEDEVAPRNTIGAVPLEWYRDEKHIGYDLTGKKIKKKEREDKLQSFLASADDSKNWRKFLDEYNDEEVEVTKEDMKTINRLLEGKAPHGDFDPYAPYVDWFKWDDSKHPLSNAPEPKRRFIPSKSESKLVKRLVLAIRKGLIKPRKDEEEEEEESVYPLWGDDSNSTEKDGSHLSYIPAPKPKLPGYEESFNPPPEFIPTQEEIDAYQLMYEEDRPKFIPKRFTSMRSIPAYENAIKECFERCLDLYLCPRVRKKRINIDPESLKPKLPSRKDLKPYPVKCYLEYRGHKDTVTSVSTEVSGQWIASGSLDGTVRIWEVETGRCLKLWEIGEAVTYVAWNPNPEYSVLAVSVGQDVLILNTGFGNEEVQKKTKELLSAETPTTPDDTATFVSWIQDETHEGTRLRHFKTVSSVEWHRRGDYFSTVVPADILFSVKISYTLSLTLSLTLTVTYHSLTHFFCTIQLVISLHFLDLALRQSKSIFMHRLSQKSTQTFSIKLGGLAVTSVFHPVRSHIFISTKKTIRQYDLVKGKQIRKLDTGLKEISSIAVHPSGDHVIVGSREGKFCWFDMDLSTKKPYLIRQWHKKDINNVSIHRLYPLFATCSDDCTVQVSHGMVYSDLNQNPLIVPLEILRGHASSDGRGVMDCKFHPRQPWLFTAGADSVIRLYCD
- the LOC133746182 gene encoding ribosome biogenesis protein BOP1 homolog isoform X2, whose product is MKVKKKSSVAADSVKEQQKKQKGKGKMKMKIPEAKQEKQQPEEVDSDSVYDSGAEDERSLSNHEDMSGGEGSDLEDYPSIRDTDSEDEESGFSEDEGELNTSRNDGLAIDHGNEEESDSSGLHEVVEESDSSEDEVAPRNTIGAVPLEWYRDEKHIGYDLTGKKIKKKEREDKLQSFLASADDSKNWRKFLDEYNDEEVEVTKEDMKTINRLLEGKAPHGDFDPYAPYVDWFKWDDSKHPLSNAPEPKRRFIPSKSESKLVKRLVLAIRKGLIKPRKDEEEEEEESVYPLWGDDSNSTEKDGSHLSYIPAPKPKLPGYEESFNPPPEFIPTQEEIDAYQLMYEEDRPKFIPKRFTSMRSIPAYENAIKECFERCLDLYLCPRVRKKRINIDPESLKPKLPSRKDLKPYPVKCYLEYRGHKDTVTSVSTEVSGQWIASGSLDGTVRIWEVETGRCLKLWEIGEAVTYVAWNPNPEYSVLAVSVGQDVLILNTGFGNEEVQKKTKELLSAETPTTPDDTATFVSWIQDETHEGTRLRHFKTVSSVEWHRRGDYFSTVVPAGQSKSIFMHRLSQKSTQTFSIKLGGLAVTSVFHPVRSHIFISTKKTIRQYDLVKGKQIRKLDTGLKEISSIAVHPSGDHVIVGSREGKFCWFDMDLSTKKPYLIRQWHKKDINNVSIHRLYPLFATCSDDCTVQVSHGMVYSDLNQNPLIVPLEILRGHASSDGRGVMDCKFHPRQPWLFTAGADSVIRLYCD